The Vibrio splendidus genome has a window encoding:
- a CDS encoding DMT family transporter, which yields MNILLAMIPAFFWGTTYAVTQFTLQEWPPLLLGALRALPAGLLLLAVKPTLPKKGEWQIIFTLGLINIATFFGLIFVMALTLPSAISGVGMISVPVFAMIFHWVVKKQRPHLIQALSGIGLITLAWILFNPSQIALNPIGLGAMFAAIMCIVIGSSITKSLGNRMHWWKVLTWQLILGGTILSVASGVHAFIDPQPYVNAVTHFDSRNAMGLLWVIGLNTALGYGMYVWLLQRMSVVDFTFGGIANPVAGIVTGMVLMGESFTPVQYSLMTGMIVMSLLPQLILAVRQTKQVKPITQ from the coding sequence ATGAACATATTATTAGCAATGATCCCCGCATTCTTTTGGGGAACAACCTATGCAGTGACGCAATTTACGCTACAGGAGTGGCCACCATTATTATTGGGTGCTTTGCGTGCGTTACCTGCTGGTTTGTTATTGCTAGCGGTAAAACCAACGCTGCCTAAAAAAGGCGAGTGGCAGATCATTTTCACATTGGGCCTTATCAATATTGCGACCTTCTTTGGCTTGATCTTCGTAATGGCGCTAACGCTGCCTTCGGCAATCTCTGGTGTGGGCATGATCTCCGTGCCGGTGTTTGCGATGATCTTCCACTGGGTAGTGAAAAAGCAGCGCCCGCATTTGATTCAAGCCCTGTCTGGTATTGGCTTGATCACCTTAGCGTGGATATTGTTTAATCCAAGTCAGATCGCATTAAACCCGATCGGTTTAGGTGCCATGTTCGCGGCAATCATGTGTATCGTCATCGGCAGCAGCATTACTAAATCACTGGGTAATCGTATGCATTGGTGGAAAGTATTAACGTGGCAGCTGATTCTAGGCGGTACGATTTTATCTGTCGCATCTGGCGTTCATGCGTTCATCGACCCGCAGCCTTATGTTAACGCTGTCACTCATTTCGATTCTCGTAATGCTATGGGGCTATTGTGGGTGATTGGACTAAACACAGCGCTGGGTTACGGCATGTATGTGTGGTTGCTACAACGTATGTCAGTGGTTGATTTCACCTTCGGTGGTATTGCAAACCCAGTTGCGGGCATCGTGACCGGTATGGTGTTAATGGGTGAATCATTTACTCCAGTCCAATATTCACTAATGACCGGCATGATCGTGATGTCGCTACTACCGCAGCTTATCCTTGCAGTAAGACAAACCAAACAAGTTAAGCCTATTACGCAATAG
- a CDS encoding LysR family transcriptional regulator, with translation MKTLKKTLPLDTLQILDVLQREGTYSSASAHLNRSVSALSYQIQKLEDELGILILDRSGHRAVFTQVGQMLVENGRQLLAGSDELINQIQRFSSGWESELFVSYDGIIGQDIALSLIADMATECSTQLYVQEDILSGGWEALISGKADILISSIPNIELPNTVNSKTIGRVEMIWVAAKNAPILKEPNPLSESTRREHTIIAVADTAKSAPKITKNILLNQKTSTVSSMSSKLTAIQRNLGIGTLPKQLITSELEAGSLVEIGHARTVDIVLAWQIGNMGKAKTLALKKLEKCWRVSAQTH, from the coding sequence ATGAAGACTCTGAAGAAAACACTACCGCTCGATACTTTACAAATATTGGATGTTCTACAACGTGAAGGGACTTACTCGTCAGCCTCTGCGCACCTCAATCGATCCGTTTCTGCATTGAGTTATCAGATTCAAAAGTTGGAAGACGAACTCGGCATCTTGATCTTAGATCGTTCAGGACACAGAGCCGTATTTACTCAGGTAGGGCAAATGTTGGTGGAAAATGGTCGCCAGTTACTAGCGGGATCCGATGAACTTATAAACCAAATACAACGTTTCTCAAGTGGTTGGGAAAGCGAACTGTTTGTTTCCTATGACGGCATTATCGGGCAAGACATTGCGTTGTCGTTAATCGCCGACATGGCAACAGAATGCAGCACGCAGCTGTATGTTCAAGAGGATATTTTGTCGGGAGGCTGGGAGGCATTAATCTCAGGAAAAGCGGATATTCTCATCTCATCGATACCCAATATCGAGCTACCGAATACCGTAAACAGTAAAACCATCGGCCGTGTAGAAATGATCTGGGTGGCTGCGAAAAATGCACCCATTTTAAAAGAGCCAAATCCGCTCAGTGAATCAACACGACGTGAACACACGATCATCGCAGTGGCCGATACCGCAAAGTCTGCGCCTAAAATTACCAAAAACATCTTACTGAACCAAAAAACCAGTACGGTAAGTTCGATGAGCAGTAAGTTAACGGCAATTCAACGTAACCTTGGTATCGGTACTCTACCCAAGCAATTAATCACATCCGAGTTAGAAGCTGGAAGTTTAGTGGAAATTGGCCACGCAAGAACCGTTGATATCGTACTGGCGTGGCAAATAGGCAACATGGGAAAAGCCAAAACACTCGCTTTGAAAAAGTTAGAAAAGTGCTGGAGAGTGTCGGCTCAAACTCACTAA
- a CDS encoding MarR family winged helix-turn-helix transcriptional regulator has product MDAIDRVVEQWAKEKPELETEPMAMMGRIMRIAKYMETQVAELHKKYDMKLGEFDVLATLRRSGKPYRLTPSELIGSMMLTSGAMTNRLDKLEAKGLISREHSKEDRRSVSVQLTKDGLILIDQMMTEHVETQKKLVKSLSTSQKKNTNQLLKTWLSAYE; this is encoded by the coding sequence ATGGATGCTATCGACCGCGTAGTAGAGCAATGGGCAAAGGAAAAGCCTGAGCTAGAAACTGAGCCTATGGCAATGATGGGCCGGATTATGCGTATTGCCAAGTATATGGAGACGCAAGTTGCCGAGCTTCATAAAAAATACGACATGAAGCTGGGTGAGTTTGATGTGCTGGCGACGTTGCGACGTTCTGGAAAGCCTTACCGACTGACTCCGTCAGAACTGATCGGGTCGATGATGCTGACATCAGGCGCGATGACCAATCGCCTTGATAAGCTAGAAGCCAAAGGGCTGATCAGTCGTGAGCACAGTAAAGAAGACAGACGTAGCGTGAGTGTTCAGTTAACCAAAGATGGTCTCATTCTGATTGATCAAATGATGACCGAACATGTCGAAACGCAGAAAAAGCTCGTTAAATCACTGTCTACTAGCCAGAAGAAAAATACTAACCAGTTGCTTAAAACATGGCTGAGTGCTTACGAGTAA
- a CDS encoding LysR family transcriptional regulator: MAKDLFSNLDLNLLRTFIILHQERNMRKASERLFVSQPAISKALQRLRDHFDDELFVKTHHGLRATEHANMLAESISPILDELSSALNNSNEFNPKELNGVIKIALSPFILSAIANRLFQAIRAEAPNVQVQLLNWSKSTMTDIINDEVQLGLNYEISHAPKELIQKPIARESFKAYVRQEHPYKETEIEFKDGVKFELATVIAVDWNSHQSLAEKTLKIAGLKANVGFRSELPSAVIDVVNNSDMIFPASRFFDIKHNKELRSIQILFESKDINPKICAYYHHKNRNNPTMLWLKNILQSLLNDN; encoded by the coding sequence ATGGCAAAAGATCTATTTTCGAACTTAGATTTAAATTTACTTCGCACTTTTATCATTCTTCATCAAGAAAGAAACATGCGTAAAGCCTCCGAGCGCCTATTCGTATCTCAGCCTGCGATAAGTAAAGCTCTACAACGATTACGCGATCATTTCGACGATGAGCTATTTGTCAAAACTCACCACGGATTAAGAGCGACAGAGCACGCCAATATGTTGGCCGAAAGTATTTCCCCGATACTGGACGAACTGTCTTCTGCGCTAAATAACAGTAATGAATTTAACCCGAAAGAACTTAATGGTGTCATCAAGATCGCTTTATCTCCTTTTATTTTAAGTGCTATTGCAAATAGGCTATTTCAAGCGATTAGAGCAGAGGCACCGAACGTTCAGGTGCAACTATTAAATTGGTCAAAATCAACCATGACCGATATCATTAATGATGAGGTTCAACTGGGTCTTAATTACGAAATTAGCCATGCTCCAAAAGAACTCATTCAAAAACCTATCGCTCGAGAGAGCTTTAAAGCATATGTAAGACAAGAACATCCATACAAAGAGACTGAAATAGAATTTAAAGATGGGGTTAAATTTGAACTGGCAACTGTAATAGCGGTAGATTGGAACTCTCATCAATCTTTAGCGGAAAAAACACTAAAAATTGCAGGGTTGAAAGCTAATGTTGGCTTTCGCTCAGAATTGCCTTCAGCCGTAATCGATGTGGTTAATAACTCAGACATGATTTTCCCAGCATCTAGATTTTTCGACATTAAACATAACAAAGAACTACGAAGCATTCAGATACTCTTTGAAAGTAAAGATATTAATCCGAAAATCTGTGCCTATTATCACCATAAAAATCGTAATAACCCGACTATGCTATGGTTAAAAAACATTCTTCAATCATTACTCAATGATAACTAA